One window from the genome of Cyprinus carpio isolate SPL01 chromosome B1, ASM1834038v1, whole genome shotgun sequence encodes:
- the LOC109069788 gene encoding mitotic-spindle organizing protein 1-like, with amino-acid sequence MASPASANMNAVRETMDVLLEISRLLNTGLDMESLSICVRLCEQGINPEALSSVIKELRKASDSLKASEISTNQG; translated from the exons ATGGCCAGTCCCGCGAGCGCAAACATGAACGCTGTCCGGGAGACTATGGATG TTCTCTTGGAGATATCCAGGCTGTTGAATACAGGACTGGACATGGAGTCTCTGTCGATATGTGTCCGTCTCTGTGAGCAGGGGATCAATCCCGAAGCGCTGTCATCAGTTATCAAAGAACTCAGAAAAGCCTCGGACTCATTAAAG gCTTCTGAAATCAGCACTAATCAAGGATGA
- the LOC109069754 gene encoding protein aurora borealis-like, which yields MGDIAEIHITPETPGRPAILNPFESPNDYHRLHEPLMPSPSVFRSSKSSSATPAKFKWSIDEMANLLPVEIDPEDIHRQALFLSQARADVEIEEKRQHAIEQFFTKGAIVPSPWGPPAAKPSVKMPHLKSSLSPLVTETLPSSKKINAICQTVLSLPVDFNLEKVLGDYYKTEELTEQVQESLSSSSLRRKLFLDGHDSGSESSTPSSPDRYSHNIPPSSRETMSSVIVSPLQCGIPTGTPLSGQFSSSPIQGQGRAYSLGSDASPMFSERSSPAFKSPVLSPIRLQHSVTPVSGERKRLSFLSPNGIPMGSSDMDMNLNQCEESPLVEGCSPIRSFSPFQSRPRNRACMWASPTHISPILHPILQDKENIDPSEPLPTMDMDANSTGPHVQQDGHQSGESVSEASEAVSEQMDQDEPFVKDSGGKNETDRRENENEVISRSREESCGWVPEEDTASPARLSSSRTGSVPNAESTHMFVSLLAEGSITPYDISMQVDSGYNTHSVCTTSLMDTLSSDSQSKDMLDTHTAEEGVSFIRHTKPKLFTLPL from the exons ATGGGAGATATAGCAGAGATTCATATAACACCCGAGACTCCTGGAAGACCCGCTATCCTGAACCCGTTTGAGAGCCCGAACGACTATCACCGTCTGCATGAGCCCCTGATGCCCAGCCCGTCGGTGTTCAGGAGCTCCAAGAGCTCCTCAGCG ACACCAGCAAAGTTCAAATGGTCCATTGATGAAATGGCAAATTTACTTCCTGTGGAAATAGACCCAGAGGACATTCATCGCCAGGCTTTGTTTCTGAGCCAAGCCAG GGCAGATGTTGAGATCGAGGAGAAACGGCAACATGCTATTGAACAG tttttcacTAAAGGTGCAATTGTTCCCTCTCCATGGGGACCACCAGCAGCTAAACCATCAGTAAAAATGCCACATCTGAAAA GTTCTTTGTCCCCACTGGTAACAGAGACGCTTCCGtcatcaaagaaaataaatg cCATCTGTCAGACGGTCTTGTCTCTACCTGTGGACTTCAATCTTGAAAAAGTTCTGG GTGATTACTACAAGACAGAAGAGCTAACCGAACAGGTGCAGGAGAGCCTTAGCTCCTCTTCTTTGCGGCGGAAGCTGTTTCTTGATGGGCATGACAGTGGCTCTGAGTCCTCTACCCCTTCCAGCCCAGACAGATATTCCCATAATATTCCTCCCAGCAGTCGAGAGACGATGTCTTCTGTTATTGTCTCTCCACTTCAGTGTGGCATTCCAACTGGGACGCCCTTGTCT GGCCAGTTTTCATCCAGTCCCATCCAAGGCCAGGGTCGAGCATACAGTTTGGGCAGCGACGCAAGTCCCATGTTTTCAGAAAGATCCTCACCTGCTTTCAAGTCTCCTGTTCTGTCGCCCATCAGACTTCAGCATTCTGTGACGCCTGTATCAG GTGAGAGGAAAAGGTTGTCGTTTTTGTCCCCCAATGGCATTCCTATGGGCAGCTCAGACATGGACATGAACCTGAACCAATGTGAAGAAAGCCCATTGGTGGAGGGCTGTTCCCCCATTCGAAGCTTCTCCCCCTTTCAATCCCGACCCAGAAACAGAGCCTGTATGTGGGCCTCTCCTACTCACATTTCCCCTATCCTTCACCCAATCCTCCAGGACAAGGAGAACATCGATCCCAGTGAACCTTTACCCACCATGGACATGGACGCTAACTCGACAGGACCTCATGTCCAGCAAGATGGACACCAATCTGGGGAAAGTGTGTCAGAGGCCTCCGAGGCTGTTTCCGAGCAAATGGATCAAGACGAGCCGTTTGTGAAGGACAGTGGAGGAAAAAATGAGACTGACAGAAGGGAAAATGAGAATGAGGTCATCAGCAGGAGCAGAGAGGAATCCTGTGGTTGGGTTCCTGAAGAGGACACTGCGTCACCAGCTAGACTGTCCAGCTCTCGAACAGGCAGTGTGCCTAACGCTGAGAGTACGCACATGTTCGTATCCCTGCTTGCGGAAGGAAGCATTACACCATACGACATTAGCATGCAG GTGGATAGCGGTTATAACACTCACTCAGTGTGCACTACCAGCTTAATGGACACCCTCAGTTCAGACAGCCAGAGTAAGGACATGCTggacacacacactgctgaagaGGGTGTATCTTTCATTAGACACACTAAACCAAAG TTGTTCACCCTGCCGCTCTGA